One window of the Klebsiella oxytoca genome contains the following:
- the mhpB gene encoding 2,3-dihydroxyphenylpropionate/2,3-dihydroxicinnamic acid 1,2-dioxygenase, whose translation MNAYLHCLSHTPLVGYVDPEQAVLDEVNGTIADARARIAAFDPELVVLFAPDHYNGFFYDVMPSFCLGIGATSIGDFSSASGVLPVPTALAEACAHAVMKDGIDLAVSYCMQVDHGFAQPLEFLLGGLDKLPVLPVFINSVALPLPGFQRTRMLGEAIGRFLSTLNKRVLILGSGGLSHQPPVPELAKADAHMRDRLLGSGKQLPPDERELRQQRVINAAKLFTEDQNSLYPLNPVWDNRFMSLLEQGRLAELDAVSNEELSAMAGKSTHEIKTWVAAFAALSAFGSWRCEGRYYRPIPEWIAGFGSLSAASQN comes from the coding sequence ATGAATGCTTATCTTCATTGTCTCTCGCATACCCCGCTGGTGGGATACGTTGACCCGGAGCAGGCGGTGCTGGACGAAGTTAACGGCACCATCGCCGACGCGCGGGCGCGCATTGCCGCCTTCGACCCGGAGCTGGTGGTGCTGTTCGCTCCAGACCACTACAACGGCTTTTTCTACGACGTGATGCCGTCATTCTGTTTAGGCATCGGGGCGACCTCTATTGGCGACTTCAGCAGCGCCAGCGGCGTTCTGCCGGTGCCGACGGCGCTGGCAGAGGCCTGCGCCCATGCGGTAATGAAGGATGGCATCGATCTGGCGGTTTCTTACTGCATGCAGGTGGACCACGGCTTTGCGCAGCCGCTGGAGTTCCTGCTCGGTGGGCTGGATAAGCTGCCGGTTCTGCCGGTATTTATCAACAGCGTCGCGCTGCCGCTGCCGGGCTTTCAGCGTACCCGCATGCTGGGTGAAGCCATCGGCCGCTTCCTTAGCACCCTCAATAAGCGGGTCTTAATTCTTGGCTCCGGCGGGCTATCGCATCAGCCGCCGGTACCAGAGCTGGCGAAGGCCGATGCGCATATGCGCGACCGGCTGTTGGGCAGCGGCAAACAGCTGCCGCCGGACGAACGCGAACTTCGTCAACAGCGGGTGATTAACGCGGCGAAGCTGTTTACCGAAGACCAGAATTCGCTCTATCCGCTCAACCCCGTCTGGGACAACCGCTTTATGAGCCTGCTGGAGCAGGGGCGGCTGGCGGAGCTGGACGCCGTCAGTAACGAAGAGCTATCGGCAATGGCCGGTAAATCAACGCACGAAATTAAAACCTGGGTGGCCGCCTTTGCCGCGCTATCCGCTTTTGGCAGCTGGCGCTGCGAAGGCCGCTATTACCGACCTATCCCCGAGTGGATCGCCGGATTTGGCTCGCTGAGCGCCGCCTCGCAAAACTGA
- a CDS encoding DNA-binding transcriptional regulator produces the protein MDANRTADYKSVRGLSRGLMLLNLLNKFDGGATVGTLAEFSGLHRTTVRRLLETLQDEGYVRRSRSDDSFRLTIKVRQLSEGFRDEHWISALATPLLGELLREVLWPTDITTLDVDAMVVRETTHRFSRLSFHRAMVGRRLPLLLTACGLTWLAFAPEHERNSLIEMLAARPEAEYQLAREPEKLAAILERTRHNGYGENFRGWQQEEKIASIAVPVRRQQRVIGCLNLVYMAKAMSIDQAVQKYLASLQKVASQLEERMADEEVFYE, from the coding sequence ATGGACGCGAACAGGACGGCAGATTATAAAAGCGTGCGTGGGTTAAGCCGGGGCTTAATGTTATTAAATCTGTTAAATAAATTCGACGGAGGCGCGACGGTTGGGACTCTGGCCGAGTTTAGCGGCCTGCATCGCACGACGGTCAGGCGGCTACTGGAAACGCTGCAGGATGAGGGATACGTACGCCGCAGCCGCTCGGATGACAGCTTTCGATTGACGATTAAAGTTCGTCAGTTAAGTGAGGGATTTCGTGACGAACATTGGATTTCTGCCCTCGCCACCCCGCTGCTTGGCGAGCTCTTGCGGGAGGTTTTGTGGCCTACCGACATCACGACTCTTGATGTGGATGCCATGGTGGTGCGCGAAACTACCCACCGCTTCAGCCGTCTCTCCTTCCACCGGGCGATGGTCGGCCGCCGCCTGCCGCTGCTGCTGACCGCCTGCGGTTTAACCTGGCTGGCCTTCGCCCCAGAACATGAACGCAACTCACTCATTGAGATGCTGGCCGCGCGGCCGGAAGCGGAGTATCAGCTGGCGCGAGAACCGGAAAAGCTGGCCGCCATCCTCGAACGTACCCGACATAATGGCTACGGTGAAAACTTTCGCGGCTGGCAGCAGGAGGAGAAAATTGCCTCTATCGCCGTCCCGGTACGCCGCCAGCAGAGGGTTATCGGCTGCCTGAACCTGGTGTATATGGCTAAAGCGATGAGCATCGACCAGGCCGTACAAAAGTATCTCGCCTCGCTGCAAAAAGTCGCCAGCCAGCTTGAAGAGCGCATGGCTGACGAAGAGGTTTTTTACGAATAG
- a CDS encoding shikimate dehydrogenase family protein, whose product MVISGNTRLIAHLGYPTAKFKAPMIYNPWFVHRQVDAKVVPMGVKPEDYATFVPMLFKMTNIIGALVTMPHKIATCGLVQHISPTAAIAGACNAIRPEADGSLSGDMFDGEGFVLGIKRKGFDTHGARALVVGSGGVGSAIAASLAAAGVSALTLYDTCSQTAEALAGRLLQHYPRLNITLMQRDPQGHDLVVNATPLGMKEGDPLPLDPQRLTPGTFVGEVVMAQEYTPLLLAAQAAGCPIQRGTDMLFEMIPAYLRFFNLPVATPEQLRELAEIRY is encoded by the coding sequence ATGGTGATTAGTGGGAACACGCGGCTGATAGCGCATCTTGGCTACCCGACCGCAAAATTTAAAGCGCCGATGATCTATAACCCGTGGTTTGTTCATCGGCAGGTGGATGCCAAGGTGGTGCCGATGGGCGTGAAGCCTGAGGATTACGCCACCTTTGTGCCGATGCTGTTTAAGATGACCAATATTATCGGCGCCCTGGTTACCATGCCGCACAAAATCGCCACCTGCGGGCTGGTGCAGCATATTAGTCCGACGGCGGCGATTGCGGGCGCCTGTAACGCAATTCGCCCTGAAGCCGATGGCTCATTAAGCGGCGATATGTTTGACGGCGAAGGTTTTGTCCTTGGGATTAAGCGTAAAGGTTTCGATACACACGGCGCGCGAGCGCTGGTAGTGGGCAGCGGCGGCGTTGGATCGGCCATTGCCGCTTCGCTGGCAGCGGCGGGCGTTAGCGCGCTGACGCTATACGATACCTGCTCACAGACGGCTGAAGCGCTGGCCGGGCGTTTGCTTCAACACTACCCACGACTGAATATCACCCTGATGCAACGCGACCCGCAGGGGCACGATCTGGTCGTCAACGCGACGCCGCTGGGGATGAAAGAGGGCGATCCGCTGCCGCTGGACCCTCAACGCCTGACGCCAGGAACCTTTGTCGGCGAAGTGGTGATGGCTCAGGAGTACACTCCCTTACTGCTGGCGGCACAGGCGGCGGGCTGCCCCATTCAACGCGGTACCGATATGCTGTTTGAAATGATCCCGGCCTACCTGCGTTTCTTTAATCTGCCGGTGGCGACCCCTGAACAGCTACGCGAACTGGCGGAAATTCGCTACTGA
- a CDS encoding bifunctional 3-(3-hydroxy-phenyl)propionate/3-hydroxycinnamic acid hydroxylase translates to MTTSNPDIQPAVQHTAQVAIAGAGPVGLTIANYLGQMGVSVLLIEKLESLIDYPRAIGIDDEALRAMQAVGLVDNVLPHTTPWHAMRFLTPKGRCFADIQPMTDEFGWSRRNAFIQPQVDGVLYEGLSRFPNVRCLFSREVEAFTQSGDNVTLNLKGSDGEHETVRADWLVACDGGASLIRRTLNIPFEGKTAPNQWIVIDIANDPLATPHVYLCCDPVRPYVSAALPHGVRRFEFMVMPGETEAQLSEPHNMRQLLSKVLPDPDNVELIRQRVYTHNARIAERFRVDRVLLAGDAAHIMPVWQGQGYNSGMRDAFNLAWKLALVVNGKAGEGLLDSYQQERRDHAKAMIDLSVTAGNVLAPPKRWHGAVRDGISWMLNYLPPVKRYFLEMRFKPMPQYREGALLAEGESKTSPVGKMFIQPKVTLENGRVTLLDEVIGANFAIIAWGCNPKWGLNDEQIARWSAVGVRFIQVVPEVQIHCDQDNVPGVIRVGDTQNRLKSWFAQHDTAIAVVRPDRFVATVAIPQTLSKKLDALASKMQLASAQVAETIEQVA, encoded by the coding sequence ATGACAACATCTAATCCTGATATCCAACCCGCCGTACAGCACACCGCTCAGGTCGCGATTGCCGGAGCAGGTCCGGTAGGCCTGACGATTGCCAACTATCTCGGACAGATGGGCGTAAGCGTGCTGTTGATTGAAAAGCTGGAGTCGCTGATCGATTATCCTCGCGCCATCGGGATCGATGATGAAGCGCTGCGGGCGATGCAGGCGGTAGGGCTGGTGGATAACGTGCTGCCGCACACTACGCCGTGGCACGCGATGCGCTTCCTCACTCCGAAAGGGCGCTGTTTTGCCGATATCCAGCCGATGACCGACGAGTTTGGCTGGTCGCGCCGTAACGCGTTCATTCAGCCCCAGGTTGATGGGGTGCTGTACGAAGGCCTTAGCCGCTTCCCCAACGTGCGCTGCCTGTTTTCCCGTGAAGTGGAAGCCTTTACCCAGAGCGGTGACAACGTCACGTTAAACCTTAAAGGTAGCGACGGTGAACATGAAACCGTACGCGCCGACTGGCTGGTGGCCTGCGACGGCGGAGCGAGCCTGATTCGCCGCACGCTGAATATTCCCTTCGAAGGTAAAACCGCGCCGAACCAGTGGATCGTTATCGATATCGCCAACGACCCGCTCGCCACCCCGCACGTCTACCTGTGCTGCGACCCGGTGCGCCCGTATGTCTCCGCCGCGCTGCCGCACGGCGTACGTCGCTTTGAATTTATGGTCATGCCCGGCGAAACCGAGGCCCAGCTTAGCGAGCCGCACAATATGCGCCAGCTGTTGAGCAAAGTGTTGCCGGACCCGGATAACGTCGAGCTGATCCGTCAGCGCGTCTACACCCATAACGCGCGTATCGCCGAACGTTTCCGCGTCGATCGCGTTCTGCTGGCGGGCGACGCCGCGCACATTATGCCGGTCTGGCAGGGACAGGGTTACAACAGCGGCATGCGCGATGCCTTCAACCTGGCGTGGAAACTGGCGCTGGTGGTGAACGGCAAAGCCGGAGAGGGGCTGCTGGACAGCTATCAGCAGGAGCGGCGCGATCATGCTAAAGCGATGATTGATCTGTCGGTGACCGCCGGCAACGTTCTTGCGCCGCCGAAACGCTGGCACGGCGCGGTGCGCGACGGTATCTCATGGATGCTCAACTATCTGCCGCCGGTTAAACGCTACTTCCTTGAAATGCGCTTTAAGCCGATGCCGCAGTACCGCGAGGGCGCGCTGCTGGCGGAAGGAGAAAGCAAAACCTCGCCGGTAGGCAAAATGTTTATTCAGCCGAAGGTCACGCTTGAGAACGGCCGGGTCACGCTGCTGGATGAGGTAATTGGCGCTAATTTTGCCATTATCGCCTGGGGCTGCAATCCGAAGTGGGGACTCAACGATGAGCAGATCGCCCGCTGGAGCGCCGTCGGGGTGCGGTTTATTCAGGTGGTACCGGAGGTACAAATTCATTGCGACCAGGACAACGTGCCTGGGGTGATCCGCGTCGGCGATACGCAAAACCGCCTGAAAAGCTGGTTTGCTCAGCACGATACCGCCATTGCCGTGGTGCGTCCGGACCGTTTCGTCGCCACCGTGGCAATTCCGCAGACGCTGAGCAAAAAGCTCGACGCCCTGGCAAGCAAGATGCAGCTGGCCTCCGCGCAAGTCGCAGAAACTATTGAACAGGTGGCTTGA
- a CDS encoding MFS transporter produces MNSYSHNQTTAGAASGVRPSRRRIGILALLAVGTMINYLDRTVLGIAAPQLTAELGIDAAVMGIVFSAFAWTYALAQIPGGIFLDRFGNKVTYFLALTLWSLFTMFHGMAVGLKSLLLCRFGLGVSEAPCFPVNSRVVSAWFPQQERAKATAVYTVGEYLGLACFSPLLFWIMGSFGWRALFISVGAAGVLFAIVWWRCYREPHEDRQLNQLEREHIINGGGMSTGAEQHTAFSWPLIRQLLAKRQILGASIGQFAGNTVLVFFLTWFPTYLATERHMPWIKVGFFAIMPFLAAAGGVMFGGWVSDKLLKATGSANLGRKLPIIAGLLMASTIISANWLTSDLAVIMVMSFAFFGQGMVGLGWTLISDIAPKGLGGLTGGLFNFCANLAGILTPLIIGFIVAASGNFFYALVYIGGAALLGVAAYVFILGDVKRIELSQ; encoded by the coding sequence ATGAACTCTTATAGCCATAACCAGACGACGGCGGGCGCCGCGTCCGGAGTGCGGCCATCCCGGCGGCGTATCGGTATACTTGCGCTACTGGCCGTCGGCACAATGATCAACTATCTCGACCGTACGGTGCTGGGTATCGCCGCGCCGCAGCTGACCGCTGAGCTGGGGATTGATGCTGCTGTAATGGGCATCGTCTTCTCCGCTTTTGCATGGACCTATGCTCTGGCGCAGATCCCCGGAGGCATCTTTCTTGACCGCTTTGGCAATAAAGTCACCTATTTTCTGGCGCTGACCCTGTGGTCGCTATTTACCATGTTCCACGGGATGGCGGTTGGCCTGAAATCTCTGCTGCTGTGCCGTTTTGGCCTCGGGGTCAGCGAAGCGCCATGTTTCCCGGTGAACAGCAGGGTGGTTAGCGCCTGGTTCCCGCAGCAGGAGCGCGCGAAGGCGACGGCGGTCTATACCGTGGGTGAATATCTCGGACTGGCCTGCTTTTCACCGCTGCTGTTCTGGATAATGGGCAGCTTTGGCTGGCGCGCGCTGTTTATTAGCGTCGGCGCAGCCGGAGTGCTGTTTGCTATCGTCTGGTGGCGCTGCTATCGCGAGCCGCATGAGGATCGGCAGCTCAATCAGCTGGAGCGCGAGCACATTATTAACGGCGGCGGGATGTCGACCGGCGCGGAGCAGCATACCGCCTTTAGCTGGCCGCTGATTCGCCAGCTGCTGGCCAAACGGCAGATCCTCGGCGCCAGCATCGGACAGTTTGCCGGTAATACGGTGCTGGTCTTCTTTCTCACCTGGTTCCCGACCTATCTGGCCACCGAGCGCCATATGCCGTGGATTAAAGTCGGCTTCTTCGCCATTATGCCGTTTCTCGCGGCGGCGGGCGGGGTGATGTTTGGCGGCTGGGTTTCCGATAAGCTGCTGAAAGCCACCGGCTCAGCGAACCTCGGGCGTAAGCTGCCGATTATCGCCGGTCTGCTGATGGCGAGTACGATTATCTCCGCCAACTGGCTGACCAGCGATCTGGCGGTGATTATGGTGATGTCGTTCGCCTTCTTCGGGCAGGGGATGGTGGGTCTGGGCTGGACGTTAATCTCCGATATCGCGCCGAAAGGCCTGGGCGGTCTGACCGGCGGCTTATTCAACTTCTGCGCTAACCTTGCCGGGATCCTGACGCCGCTAATCATTGGTTTCATCGTCGCGGCCTCCGGCAACTTCTTCTATGCGCTTGTTTATATCGGCGGCGCAGCCCTGCTGGGCGTGGCGGCATATGTGTTCATTTTGGGCGACGTAAAGCGTATCGAGCTTTCGCAGTAA
- the mhpC gene encoding 2-hydroxy-6-oxonona-2,4-dienedioate hydrolase: protein MSYQPQTEAATSRFLNVEENGETLRIHFNDCGQGEETVVMLHGSGPGATGWANFSRNIDPLVEAGYRVILLDCPGWGKSDSIVNSGSRSDLNARVLKSVVDQLDISKVHLLGNSMGGHSAVAFTLTWPERVGKLVLMGGGTGGMSLFTPMPTEGIKLLNALYREPTIENLKKMMNIFVFDTSDLTEALFEARLNNMLSRQDHLDNFVKSLEANPKQFPDFSPRLGEIRAQTLIVWGRNDRFVPMDTGLRLLAGINGSELHIYRDCGHWAQWEHAESFNQLVLDFLART from the coding sequence ATGAGCTATCAACCACAAACCGAAGCTGCTACCAGCCGTTTTCTCAACGTTGAGGAGAACGGAGAGACATTACGTATCCACTTTAATGACTGCGGCCAGGGTGAGGAAACCGTAGTCATGCTGCACGGTTCAGGTCCCGGCGCGACGGGCTGGGCCAACTTTAGCCGCAATATCGACCCGCTGGTGGAGGCGGGTTATCGGGTTATTCTGCTGGACTGCCCCGGCTGGGGGAAAAGCGATTCTATCGTCAATAGCGGCTCACGTTCCGACCTGAACGCCCGGGTGCTGAAAAGCGTCGTCGACCAGCTGGATATCAGCAAAGTACATCTGCTGGGCAACTCCATGGGCGGTCACAGCGCGGTGGCTTTCACCCTGACCTGGCCGGAGCGCGTCGGCAAACTGGTGCTGATGGGCGGCGGAACCGGCGGTATGAGTCTGTTCACGCCAATGCCGACGGAAGGCATCAAGCTGCTGAACGCTCTGTACCGTGAACCAACCATCGAAAACCTGAAGAAGATGATGAATATCTTTGTTTTCGATACCAGCGATCTGACCGAAGCCCTGTTCGAAGCGCGTCTCAACAATATGTTGTCGCGCCAGGATCACCTGGATAACTTCGTTAAAAGTCTTGAAGCGAACCCGAAACAGTTCCCGGATTTTAGTCCGCGTCTCGGCGAAATCCGCGCCCAAACGCTGATTGTCTGGGGGCGTAACGATCGCTTTGTACCAATGGATACCGGGCTGCGCCTGCTGGCGGGCATTAACGGTTCCGAACTGCATATCTATCGCGACTGCGGCCACTGGGCGCAGTGGGAACACGCGGAGAGCTTCAACCAGCTGGTGCTCGATTTTCTGGCGCGTACCTGA